From Streptomyces sp. NBC_00237, a single genomic window includes:
- a CDS encoding bifunctional polysaccharide deacetylase/glycosyltransferase family 2 protein, whose translation MRYLLPSLVLVALMAMLMLRGYVHNEIDSDQTGARPPVDQGTVPAAVREGGPVIDTRDPKKPEARHVKDKHVVITFDDGPDPKWTPKVLDKLKEYGAHGVFFVVGSNATRYPDLVKRIVDEGHELGLHTWNHPDLSYKTRDGIDSQFSRNQLALAGAAGVHTSLFRPPYSSFAYAFDDASWPVAQYVGELGYLTVVNDTDSEDWKRPGVKEIIKRATPKTTKGTVVLMHDSGGDRTQTVAALDQFLPDMQKRGFKFTNLTEALGAPSAHSPVTGAELWKSKAFLAAITVSDGITDVLTYGLAIVGSLVIARFGLMLILSFVHARKVRKRGFRWGPEITRPVTVLVPAYNERECIANTVRSLMSSDHPIEVIVIDDGSTDGTADIVEQMRIPNVRVVRQQNAGKPAALNNGIRHARYDIIVMMDGDTVFEPSTVRELVQPFGDPRVGAVAGNAKVGNRDSLIGAWQHIEYVMGFNLDRRLYDMLGIMPTIPGAIGAFRADALHRVGGMSEDTLAEDTDITMAFHRDGWKVVYAEDARAWTEAPESVQQLWSQRYRWSYGTMQAIWKHRRAFIEKGPSGRFGRIGLPIVSLFMIVFPLLAPLIDIFLIYGLVFGPTGKTVIAWFGVLMLQVVCAAYAFRLDKEKMTHLLSFPLQQILYRQIMYVVLLQSWITALTGGRLRWQKLRRTGVVEAPGALPGQRREEERWPVG comes from the coding sequence ATGCGTTACCTGTTGCCGTCGCTGGTCCTCGTCGCCCTGATGGCGATGCTGATGCTGCGTGGCTACGTCCACAACGAGATCGACTCCGACCAGACCGGCGCGCGTCCGCCCGTCGACCAGGGCACGGTGCCGGCGGCCGTCCGCGAGGGCGGTCCGGTCATCGACACCCGGGACCCGAAGAAGCCCGAGGCGCGGCACGTCAAGGACAAGCACGTCGTCATCACCTTCGACGACGGTCCGGACCCGAAGTGGACGCCGAAGGTCCTGGACAAGCTGAAGGAGTACGGCGCCCACGGCGTCTTCTTCGTCGTCGGCTCCAACGCCACCCGCTACCCGGACCTCGTCAAGCGCATCGTGGACGAGGGGCACGAACTGGGTCTACACACCTGGAACCACCCCGACCTCTCGTACAAGACGCGCGACGGCATCGACTCGCAGTTCTCGCGCAACCAGCTCGCGCTGGCGGGCGCGGCCGGAGTGCACACCTCGCTGTTCCGGCCGCCGTACTCCTCGTTCGCGTACGCCTTCGACGACGCCAGCTGGCCGGTCGCCCAGTACGTCGGCGAGCTCGGCTACCTCACCGTCGTCAACGACACCGACTCCGAGGACTGGAAGCGCCCCGGCGTCAAGGAGATCATCAAGCGCGCCACGCCCAAGACCACCAAGGGCACCGTCGTGCTGATGCACGACTCCGGCGGTGACCGCACGCAGACCGTCGCGGCGCTGGACCAGTTCCTGCCGGACATGCAGAAGCGCGGCTTCAAGTTCACCAACCTCACCGAGGCGCTCGGCGCTCCCTCGGCGCACTCGCCGGTGACGGGTGCGGAGCTGTGGAAGTCGAAGGCGTTCCTGGCCGCGATCACCGTCTCCGACGGCATCACCGACGTCCTGACCTACGGTCTGGCGATCGTCGGCTCGCTGGTCATCGCGCGCTTCGGCCTGATGCTGATCCTGTCCTTCGTGCACGCCCGCAAGGTCCGCAAACGAGGGTTCCGCTGGGGTCCCGAGATCACCAGACCGGTCACCGTGCTGGTCCCCGCGTACAACGAACGCGAGTGCATCGCCAACACCGTCCGCTCCCTGATGTCCAGCGACCATCCGATCGAGGTCATCGTCATCGACGACGGCTCGACGGACGGCACCGCCGACATCGTCGAGCAGATGCGCATCCCCAACGTCCGGGTGGTCCGCCAGCAGAACGCGGGCAAGCCCGCCGCGCTCAACAACGGCATCCGGCACGCCCGTTACGACATCATCGTGATGATGGACGGCGACACGGTCTTCGAGCCGTCCACCGTCCGCGAGCTGGTCCAGCCGTTCGGCGACCCGCGCGTCGGCGCGGTCGCGGGCAATGCGAAGGTCGGCAACCGTGACTCGCTCATCGGCGCCTGGCAGCACATCGAGTACGTGATGGGCTTCAACCTGGACCGCCGTCTGTACGACATGCTCGGCATCATGCCGACCATCCCGGGCGCGATCGGCGCGTTCCGCGCGGACGCCCTGCACCGGGTCGGCGGCATGAGCGAGGACACCCTCGCCGAGGACACCGACATCACGATGGCGTTCCACCGCGACGGCTGGAAGGTCGTGTACGCGGAGGACGCGCGCGCCTGGACCGAGGCGCCGGAGTCCGTGCAGCAGCTGTGGTCGCAGCGCTACCGCTGGTCGTACGGCACCATGCAGGCGATCTGGAAGCACCGCCGCGCGTTCATAGAGAAGGGTCCCTCGGGCCGCTTCGGACGCATCGGCCTGCCGATCGTCTCGCTCTTCATGATCGTCTTCCCGCTGCTCGCCCCGCTGATCGACATCTTCCTGATCTACGGCCTCGTCTTCGGCCCGACGGGCAAGACCGTCATCGCGTGGTTCGGCGTGCTGATGCTCCAGGTGGTCTGCGCCGCCTACGCGTTCCGGCTGGACAAGGAGAAGATGACGCACCTGCTGTCCTTCCCGCTCCAGCAGATCCTGTACCGCCAGATCATGTACGTCGTGCTGCTCCAGTCCTGGATCACCGCCCTCACGGGTGGCCGTCTGCGCTGGCAGAAGCTGCGCCGGACCGGTGTGGTCGAAGCGCCGGGGGCCCTGCCGGGCCAGCGGCGCGAAGAGGAGAGGTGGCCGGTCGGATGA
- a CDS encoding acyltransferase: MSHGHPGSDGSHYPDDPGAQGYGPGYDADGFPLPQGGGRPAPAAPQQGGGGWPTVRNNPGPALPSSSYGQGQQGGFPQAYPQTGGYQQQPQQPSPQQGGWPQQTNNRRPQQGGYGQQAGTGYAGTGYAEPGYGDATTAFPPTGGGYGGPGGSGGLGGPGGPGVPGGQQEETPAFARSAVGAPTRQQPAWGRDEDAANGDPYGPGTSAWPETAGADGLGLKDAPDSPDGPSETPSSEEAPEPAPKKSGRDRYLDLLRSIALVRVVLFHVYGQAWMTIIFPSMGVMFALAGSLMARSLSARSAGQVIKSRIRRLMVPVWVFSIVTLALIFNGGWKPTAGEDGESVIWWWVRLAWWFVPVGAASGPDEVGSVGGLLDVSWAAQTSGPLWYIRAYLWFVMLSPLMLKLFRKMPWPTLLAPLALSVALGLKPGLIPGETGNAIQDFSTFASCWMLGFAHNEGTLKKLKAYMIPSFSAVLMGLGLWWAGTHIGEAGWNFDEIPTANALWSLGFCAVLLHYSPSWEVLPDKLKGFDTPITLANNRAVTIYLWHEMAIMLTLPVIDKFWELGSVPVLGELVNANLGKLYQVLMFILAWPLIAAAIATFGWAEDVAAKRKPRLWPNGAKKKARSG; this comes from the coding sequence ATGAGCCACGGACATCCGGGTTCGGACGGCAGCCACTACCCCGATGACCCCGGGGCCCAGGGTTACGGCCCCGGGTACGACGCGGACGGCTTCCCGCTCCCGCAGGGCGGGGGCCGTCCCGCCCCCGCCGCGCCCCAGCAGGGTGGCGGCGGCTGGCCGACGGTGCGCAACAACCCCGGTCCCGCGCTGCCTTCTTCCTCGTACGGACAGGGGCAGCAGGGCGGCTTCCCGCAGGCGTACCCGCAGACGGGGGGCTACCAGCAGCAGCCCCAGCAGCCTTCGCCCCAGCAGGGCGGCTGGCCGCAGCAGACCAACAACCGGCGCCCTCAGCAGGGCGGTTACGGCCAGCAGGCGGGCACCGGTTACGCGGGCACCGGTTACGCGGAGCCCGGCTACGGGGACGCCACGACGGCGTTCCCGCCGACCGGCGGCGGCTACGGCGGGCCCGGCGGCTCCGGTGGCCTCGGCGGTCCTGGCGGTCCCGGTGTTCCCGGTGGGCAGCAGGAGGAGACTCCGGCGTTCGCCAGGAGCGCGGTCGGCGCGCCGACCCGGCAGCAGCCGGCGTGGGGCCGCGACGAGGACGCCGCGAACGGCGATCCGTACGGACCGGGTACCTCCGCGTGGCCGGAGACGGCCGGCGCGGACGGGCTGGGCCTGAAGGACGCCCCGGACTCACCGGACGGCCCTTCGGAGACCCCCTCGTCGGAGGAGGCCCCGGAACCGGCACCCAAGAAGTCCGGCCGTGACCGCTACCTCGACCTGCTGCGCTCCATCGCGCTGGTCCGCGTCGTGCTCTTCCACGTCTACGGACAGGCGTGGATGACGATCATCTTCCCGTCCATGGGCGTGATGTTCGCGCTGGCCGGTTCGCTGATGGCGCGCTCGCTCAGCGCCAGGTCCGCGGGCCAGGTCATCAAGAGCCGAATACGGCGACTGATGGTGCCGGTGTGGGTGTTCTCGATCGTCACCCTCGCGCTGATCTTCAACGGCGGGTGGAAGCCCACCGCGGGCGAGGACGGCGAGTCCGTCATCTGGTGGTGGGTCAGGCTCGCCTGGTGGTTCGTGCCGGTGGGCGCGGCCTCGGGCCCCGACGAGGTCGGCTCGGTCGGCGGTCTGCTGGACGTCAGCTGGGCGGCGCAGACCTCGGGTCCGCTCTGGTACATCCGGGCGTACCTGTGGTTCGTCATGCTGTCGCCCCTGATGCTCAAGCTGTTCCGCAAGATGCCGTGGCCGACGCTGCTGGCGCCGCTGGCGCTGTCGGTGGCGCTCGGTCTGAAGCCGGGGCTGATCCCCGGCGAGACCGGCAACGCGATCCAGGACTTCTCGACGTTCGCATCCTGCTGGATGCTCGGCTTCGCGCACAACGAAGGCACGCTGAAGAAGCTCAAGGCGTACATGATCCCGTCGTTCTCGGCGGTGCTGATGGGGCTCGGGCTGTGGTGGGCGGGTACGCACATCGGCGAGGCCGGGTGGAACTTCGACGAGATACCCACGGCGAACGCCCTGTGGTCGCTCGGCTTCTGTGCGGTGCTGCTGCACTACTCGCCGTCGTGGGAGGTGCTGCCGGACAAGCTGAAGGGGTTCGACACCCCGATCACGCTGGCGAACAACCGGGCCGTGACGATCTATCTCTGGCACGAGATGGCGATCATGCTGACGCTTCCGGTCATCGACAAGTTCTGGGAGCTCGGGAGCGTTCCGGTGCTGGGCGAGTTGGTCAACGCGAACCTCGGCAAGCTGTACCAGGTGCTGATGTTCATCCTGGCGTGGCCGTTGATCGCGGCGGCGATCGCCACGTTCGGCTGGGCGGAGGACGTGGCGGCGAAGCGGAAGCCGAGACTCTGGCCCAACGGGGCGAAGAAGAAGGCCCGGTCGGGCTGA
- a CDS encoding ABATE domain-containing protein, producing the protein MGVRDTTATGTAAHCPVWWFDSGRVCLDLLATHVRGAELLRGPGELESWLRGAGLVPAGTRLDGVTGEWVEGFRELRRLLVELVEGGCPDGDLDTVNSLASAAPPAPRAIRAPDGTLAYALAAEPRCEQLLAVVARDAVALLTDPAARSCLRRCEGDNCARLYLDTSRGRRRRWCSSEVCGNRERVARHRRRAAVTAAARA; encoded by the coding sequence ATGGGCGTGAGGGACACCACCGCCACGGGTACGGCTGCGCACTGCCCGGTGTGGTGGTTCGACTCCGGGCGGGTCTGCCTGGATCTGCTCGCCACACACGTCCGGGGCGCGGAACTGCTGCGCGGGCCGGGCGAGTTGGAGTCGTGGCTGCGAGGTGCCGGACTGGTCCCCGCAGGGACGCGGCTCGACGGGGTGACCGGGGAGTGGGTGGAGGGGTTCCGCGAACTCCGGCGGCTGCTCGTCGAGTTGGTGGAGGGCGGATGCCCCGACGGAGACCTCGATACGGTCAACTCCCTTGCCTCCGCGGCCCCTCCGGCCCCCCGCGCCATCCGCGCCCCCGACGGCACCCTCGCCTACGCCCTCGCCGCCGAGCCCCGCTGCGAGCAGCTCCTCGCGGTGGTCGCCCGGGACGCCGTGGCCCTGCTCACCGATCCCGCCGCCCGGTCCTGCCTGCGCCGCTGCGAGGGCGACAACTGTGCCCGCCTGTACCTGGACACCTCCCGGGGCCGTCGCCGCCGCTGGTGCTCCAGCGAGGTGTGCGGCAACCGGGAGCGCGTCGCCCGCCACCGCCGCCGGGCGGCGGTCACCGCCGCCGCTCGGGCGTGA
- a CDS encoding sigma-70 family RNA polymerase sigma factor: protein MREDAAVADERPQRRARHVRSLGRGGDNSPSPEEELMRSLYREHAGPLLAFVLRLVAGDRQRAEDVVQETLIRAWKNAGSLNRATGSVRPWLVTVARRIVIDNHRSRQARPQEVDPSPLEVMPAEDEIDKALWLMTLSDALDDLTPAHREALVETYFKGRTVGEAAEVLGVPSGTVRSRVFYALRSMKLALEERGVTA from the coding sequence GTGCGCGAGGATGCGGCCGTGGCCGATGAACGTCCGCAGCGTCGGGCACGGCATGTTCGAAGCCTCGGGCGAGGCGGCGACAACTCACCTTCTCCGGAAGAGGAGTTGATGCGCTCCCTCTACCGCGAACACGCCGGTCCGCTGCTCGCCTTCGTCCTGCGGCTCGTCGCGGGGGACCGTCAGCGCGCCGAGGACGTCGTGCAGGAGACGCTCATCCGTGCCTGGAAGAACGCCGGTTCGCTCAACCGGGCGACCGGCTCCGTCCGCCCCTGGCTGGTGACGGTCGCCCGTCGCATCGTCATCGACAACCACCGCAGTCGGCAGGCCCGGCCGCAGGAGGTCGATCCGTCGCCGCTGGAGGTCATGCCCGCGGAGGACGAGATCGACAAGGCGCTGTGGTTGATGACGCTCAGCGATGCACTCGACGATCTGACGCCCGCCCACCGGGAGGCGCTCGTCGAGACCTACTTCAAGGGACGTACGGTCGGTGAGGCGGCCGAAGTCCTCGGGGTGCCCAGCGGGACCGTGCGCTCCCGCGTCTTCTACGCGCTCCGCTCCATGAAGCTGGCTCTTGAGGAACGAGGTGTGACGGCATGA
- a CDS encoding anti-sigma factor: MSAQDSESVHDAVAAYSLGILDESEATAFEAHLAGCDYCAAQLDDFAGLAPMLAALAEPPGPPRELTPPSTTLLTNLVDEVAVRREQQARRRRRGLYLVAAAAAVVIGGSGAVVVAAANNDSAPPAALPDPHPTSPAEDAFFHHMEKKTQATDPTTKVTAVVGTEKKGWGTHTVLELKNVKGPLKCSLIAVSKDGEEEVVSSWSVPKWGYGIPDSPHKAAKNPLYVHGGAAMDVNDIDHFEVRTFDGTALVKVDA; encoded by the coding sequence ATGAGTGCACAGGACAGCGAGTCGGTCCACGACGCCGTCGCCGCCTACTCCCTCGGCATTCTGGACGAGTCGGAGGCGACCGCCTTCGAGGCCCACCTGGCCGGCTGTGACTACTGCGCCGCCCAGCTCGACGACTTCGCGGGACTGGCGCCGATGCTCGCCGCCCTCGCCGAACCTCCGGGCCCGCCAAGGGAGTTGACGCCGCCGAGCACCACCCTCCTGACGAACCTCGTCGACGAGGTGGCCGTACGGCGGGAGCAGCAGGCCCGCCGCAGGAGGCGCGGGCTGTATCTGGTGGCCGCCGCTGCCGCCGTCGTGATCGGCGGGTCGGGAGCCGTGGTCGTCGCGGCGGCGAACAACGACTCCGCACCGCCCGCGGCCCTCCCCGACCCCCACCCCACCAGCCCCGCCGAGGACGCCTTCTTCCACCACATGGAGAAGAAGACGCAGGCCACCGACCCGACCACCAAGGTGACGGCCGTCGTCGGCACCGAGAAGAAGGGCTGGGGCACCCACACCGTCCTGGAGCTCAAGAACGTCAAGGGTCCGCTGAAGTGCAGCCTGATCGCCGTGTCGAAGGACGGCGAGGAGGAGGTCGTCAGCAGCTGGTCCGTCCCGAAGTGGGGATACGGCATCCCCGACAGCCCGCACAAGGCCGCCAAGAACCCCCTCTACGTCCACGGCGGAGCGGCCATGGACGTGAACGACATCGACCACTTCGAGGTCCGTACTTTCGACGGCACAGCTCTGGTCAAAGTCGACGCCTGA
- a CDS encoding UvrD-helicase domain-containing protein: MAAQDAAVDSVRDREIGVEQDHLDQVYRRLEEKIHEAEFLMNDAAQRGQVGTPGALAERDAQVFRAGVHLNRLNNEFEDFLFGRIDLLYGKDGKKGPDGAFTSVEPADDAVRDDLTAEIGETLHIGRIGVLDSDYAPLVIDWRAPAAAPFYRSTPKDPGRVVRRRVIRSKGRRVLGVEDDLMRPELTAFLGGEKLAVIGDGALMAALGQARSHTMRDIVSSIQAEQDLVIRAPAASVTEVAGGPGTGKTAVALHRAAYLLYQDRRRYAGGILIVSPTPLLVSYTEGVLPSLGEEGQVAIRALGSLVDGAEATTYDEPNIARIKGSSRMLKVLRKAARGALESPSAAAPPEEDAQGQLSFGDFDEEPAASPSVRTDLLRVVAFGTRLELEAGDLQRIRNTVLSGTAPVNLLRPRARKLLLDALWAKSNGRARYTDPELAAELRSSFDDDVSSEDSFLAFLNAWWPELTPRGVLADMADEKRLGRWARRILNPREIRQLARSLKRDELSVHDVALLDELQLLLGTPARPRKKREYDPLDALTGLEELMPQREETQWERAERLAAERTEYAHVIVDEAQDLTPMQWRMVGRRGRTATWTIVGDAAQSSWTDPQEAAEARDEALGSRPRRKFELTVNYRNPAEIAELAAKVLALAAPDMKSPRAVRSTGVVPRFVAVREDLETSVRDEARRLLEQVDGTVGVVVAMNRRAQARRWLADLGERVVALGSLEAKGLEYDATVVVSPAEIAEESPAGLRVLYVALTRATQQLTVVSGKRDAPGADGVPALLRD; this comes from the coding sequence GTGGCCGCGCAGGATGCCGCTGTCGATTCGGTCCGCGACCGTGAAATCGGCGTGGAACAGGATCATCTGGATCAGGTGTACCGCCGTCTTGAGGAGAAGATCCACGAGGCAGAGTTCCTGATGAACGACGCCGCTCAGCGGGGTCAGGTCGGCACGCCCGGCGCGCTCGCCGAGCGCGACGCGCAGGTCTTCCGGGCGGGGGTGCACCTCAACCGCCTCAACAACGAGTTCGAGGACTTCCTCTTCGGCCGGATCGACCTGCTGTACGGCAAGGACGGCAAGAAGGGCCCGGACGGCGCTTTCACGTCCGTCGAGCCCGCCGACGACGCCGTACGGGACGATCTCACCGCCGAGATCGGTGAGACGCTCCACATCGGCCGCATCGGAGTCCTGGACTCCGACTACGCGCCGCTGGTGATCGACTGGCGCGCGCCCGCCGCCGCGCCGTTCTACCGCTCCACGCCCAAGGATCCCGGCCGGGTCGTGCGCCGCCGGGTCATCCGTTCCAAGGGCCGCCGCGTCCTCGGTGTCGAGGACGACCTGATGCGGCCCGAGCTGACCGCCTTCCTCGGCGGCGAGAAGCTCGCCGTGATCGGCGACGGTGCGCTGATGGCCGCCCTCGGGCAGGCCCGCAGCCACACCATGCGGGACATCGTCTCCTCCATCCAGGCCGAGCAGGACCTCGTCATCCGGGCCCCCGCCGCCTCCGTCACGGAGGTCGCGGGCGGGCCCGGCACGGGCAAGACCGCCGTCGCCCTGCACCGCGCCGCCTACCTCCTCTACCAGGACCGCAGACGCTATGCGGGCGGCATCCTGATCGTCTCGCCGACCCCGCTGCTCGTCTCGTACACGGAGGGCGTCCTGCCCTCCCTCGGCGAGGAGGGCCAGGTGGCGATCCGTGCGCTGGGCTCGCTCGTCGACGGGGCCGAGGCGACCACGTACGACGAACCGAACATCGCCCGCATCAAGGGCTCGTCGCGCATGCTCAAGGTGCTCCGCAAGGCGGCCAGGGGGGCGCTGGAGTCGCCGTCGGCGGCCGCTCCGCCGGAGGAGGACGCCCAGGGGCAGCTGTCCTTCGGGGACTTCGACGAGGAGCCCGCCGCGAGTCCGTCCGTACGGACCGACCTCCTGCGCGTCGTCGCCTTCGGTACGCGCCTGGAGCTGGAGGCGGGCGACCTCCAGCGGATCCGCAACACCGTCCTGTCCGGCACCGCCCCGGTCAACCTGCTGCGCCCGCGCGCCCGCAAGCTCCTCCTGGACGCCCTGTGGGCCAAGTCCAACGGCCGGGCCCGCTACACCGACCCGGAGCTGGCCGCCGAGCTGCGCTCCTCCTTCGACGACGACGTGTCGTCCGAGGACTCCTTCCTGGCGTTCCTGAACGCCTGGTGGCCCGAGCTGACCCCGCGCGGGGTTCTCGCCGACATGGCCGACGAGAAGCGCCTGGGCCGCTGGGCCCGCCGCATCCTCAACCCGCGCGAGATCCGCCAGCTCGCCCGCTCCCTGAAGCGCGACGAGCTGTCCGTGCACGACGTCGCCCTCCTCGACGAGCTCCAGCTTCTCCTGGGCACGCCCGCGCGCCCCAGGAAGAAGCGCGAGTACGACCCCCTCGACGCGCTGACCGGCCTCGAAGAGCTGATGCCGCAGCGCGAGGAGACCCAGTGGGAGCGCGCCGAGCGCCTGGCCGCCGAGCGCACCGAGTACGCGCACGTCATCGTCGACGAGGCGCAGGACCTGACCCCCATGCAGTGGCGGATGGTCGGCCGCCGGGGCCGCACCGCGACCTGGACGATCGTCGGCGACGCCGCCCAGTCCTCCTGGACGGACCCGCAGGAGGCCGCGGAGGCCCGCGACGAGGCACTGGGCTCGCGCCCGCGCCGGAAGTTCGAGCTGACGGTCAACTACCGCAACCCGGCCGAGATCGCGGAGCTGGCGGCCAAGGTCCTGGCGTTGGCCGCCCCGGACATGAAGTCCCCGCGCGCGGTCCGCTCGACCGGTGTCGTGCCTCGCTTCGTCGCCGTACGGGAAGACCTGGAGACGTCCGTACGGGACGAGGCGCGCCGCCTCCTGGAGCAGGTGGACGGCACCGTCGGCGTGGTCGTCGCGATGAACCGGCGTGCCCAGGCGCGGCGGTGGCTCGCGGACCTCGGGGAGCGGGTCGTGGCGCTCGGCAGTCTGGAGGCCAAGGGGCTGGAGTACGACGCGACGGTCGTGGTCTCCCCTGCGGAGATCGCCGAGGAGTCCCCGGCCGGGCTGCGAGTGCTGTACGTGGCGCTGACGCGGGCGACGCAGCAGCTCACGGTGGTGTCGGGGAAGCGGGACGCCCCTGGCGCGGACGGGGTTCCGGCGCTGCTGCGGGACTGA
- a CDS encoding NAD-dependent malic enzyme, with protein MATAPSVSYSMTVRLEVPASGTSVSQLTSAVEASGGSVTGLDVTASGHEKLRIDVTIAATSTAHADEIVEKLRGVEGVVLGKVSDRTFLMHLGGKIEMASKHPIRNRDDLSMIYTPGVARVCMAIAENPEDARRLTIKRNTVAVVTDGSAVLGLGNIGPMAAMPVMEGKAALFKRFADIDAWPICLDTQDTDEIVSIVKAIAPGFAGINLEDISAPRCFEIEARLREALDIPVFHDDQHGTAIVVLASLTNALRVVGKSIGDVRVVMSGAGAAGTAILKLLIAAGVKHAVVADIHGVVHAGREDLVSADPESPLRWIADNTNPEGVTGTLKEAVVGADVFIGVSAPNVLNGDDVAAMAEGSIVFALANPDPEVEPAIARQTAAVVATGRSDFPNQINNVLVFPGVFRGLLDAQSRTVNTEMMLAAATALANVVSEDELNPNYIIPSVFNDKVAGAVAGAVRTAAKAAGATVTGPTSA; from the coding sequence ATGGCAACGGCGCCCAGCGTCTCGTACTCGATGACGGTCCGACTGGAGGTCCCCGCGAGCGGGACCTCGGTCAGCCAGCTCACCTCGGCCGTCGAAGCCTCCGGCGGCTCCGTGACCGGCCTCGACGTCACCGCGTCCGGTCACGAGAAGCTGCGGATCGACGTCACGATCGCCGCCACCTCGACCGCGCACGCCGACGAGATCGTCGAGAAGCTGCGCGGCGTCGAAGGGGTCGTGCTCGGGAAGGTCTCCGACCGTACGTTCCTGATGCACCTCGGCGGCAAGATCGAGATGGCGTCCAAGCACCCCATCCGCAACCGTGACGACCTCTCGATGATCTACACGCCGGGCGTCGCCCGCGTCTGCATGGCCATCGCCGAGAACCCCGAGGACGCACGCCGCCTCACCATCAAGCGCAACACCGTCGCCGTCGTCACCGACGGCTCCGCGGTGCTGGGCCTCGGCAACATCGGCCCGATGGCCGCCATGCCGGTCATGGAGGGCAAGGCGGCGCTCTTCAAGCGCTTCGCCGACATCGACGCCTGGCCGATCTGCCTGGACACCCAGGACACCGACGAGATCGTCTCCATCGTCAAGGCGATCGCCCCCGGCTTCGCGGGCATCAACCTGGAGGACATCTCCGCGCCGCGCTGCTTCGAGATCGAGGCCCGGCTGCGCGAGGCCCTGGACATTCCGGTCTTCCACGACGACCAGCACGGCACCGCGATTGTGGTCCTCGCCTCACTGACGAACGCGCTGCGTGTCGTCGGCAAGTCGATCGGTGACGTCCGCGTCGTCATGTCGGGCGCCGGAGCCGCCGGTACGGCCATCCTCAAGCTCCTCATCGCGGCGGGCGTCAAGCACGCCGTCGTCGCCGACATCCACGGCGTGGTGCACGCGGGCCGCGAGGACCTGGTCTCCGCCGACCCCGAATCGCCGCTGCGCTGGATCGCCGACAACACCAACCCCGAAGGGGTGACCGGCACCCTCAAGGAGGCCGTCGTCGGCGCCGACGTCTTCATCGGCGTCTCGGCCCCGAACGTCCTGAACGGGGACGACGTGGCGGCCATGGCGGAGGGCTCCATCGTCTTCGCGCTGGCCAACCCCGACCCCGAGGTCGAGCCCGCAATCGCCCGTCAGACAGCGGCAGTTGTGGCCACCGGCCGCTCCGACTTCCCGAACCAGATCAACAACGTCCTGGTCTTCCCCGGCGTCTTCCGCGGCCTCCTGGACGCGCAGTCCAGGACCGTCAACACGGAGATGATGCTGGCCGCCGCGACCGCCCTCGCGAACGTCGTCTCCGAGGACGAGCTGAACCCGAACTACATCATTCCGTCCGTCTTCAACGACAAGGTCGCGGGCGCGGTGGCGGGTGCTGTGCGGACTGCTGCGAAGGCCGCCGGGGCGACTGTGACGGGTCCCACGTCCGCCTGA
- a CDS encoding HU family DNA-binding protein yields MNRSELVAALADRAEVTRKDADAVLAALAETVGEIVAKGDEKVTIPGFLTFERTHRAARTARNPQTGDPIQIPAGYSVKVSAGSKLKEAAKGK; encoded by the coding sequence ATGAACCGCAGTGAGCTGGTGGCCGCCCTGGCCGACCGCGCCGAGGTGACCCGCAAGGACGCCGACGCCGTGCTGGCCGCGCTCGCCGAGACCGTCGGCGAGATCGTCGCCAAGGGCGACGAGAAGGTCACCATCCCCGGCTTCCTGACCTTCGAGCGCACCCACCGTGCCGCTCGTACCGCTCGTAACCCGCAGACCGGCGACCCGATCCAGATCCCGGCCGGTTACAGCGTGAAGGTCTCCGCGGGCTCCAAGCTCAAGGAAGCCGCCAAGGGCAAGTAG
- a CDS encoding HAD family phosphatase, protein MPAHPPLPRPAALLCDMDGTLVDTEHPWLEVVAALLEEHGVEPAPEVLAPFAGAAIDTAAALLAGRHGIPGTAERLDGEFTELVAAGVSVQPGALRLLDRAAELGVPVALVTASERKVADLVLKGLGAERFAASVTQGETERGKPHPDPYLAAARALGADPADCLAVEDTPTGAAAALAAGCALLAVPSVPGIGPGPRTYLYASLEDVRIADA, encoded by the coding sequence ATGCCCGCGCACCCCCCGCTCCCCCGCCCCGCCGCCCTCCTGTGCGACATGGACGGCACCCTCGTCGACACCGAGCACCCGTGGCTGGAGGTCGTCGCCGCCCTGCTGGAGGAGCACGGCGTCGAGCCCGCTCCCGAGGTGCTGGCCCCCTTCGCCGGGGCCGCCATCGACACGGCGGCGGCCCTCCTCGCCGGCCGGCACGGCATCCCCGGCACGGCGGAGCGACTGGACGGTGAGTTCACGGAGCTGGTGGCCGCCGGGGTGAGCGTCCAGCCGGGCGCGCTGCGCCTGCTGGACCGGGCCGCGGAACTGGGCGTACCGGTGGCCCTGGTCACCGCGTCCGAGCGCAAGGTGGCGGACCTGGTGCTGAAGGGCCTCGGCGCCGAGCGGTTCGCCGCCTCGGTCACGCAGGGTGAGACGGAGCGCGGGAAGCCGCACCCGGACCCGTACCTGGCGGCCGCGAGGGCGCTCGGCGCGGACCCGGCGGACTGCCTGGCGGTGGAGGACACCCCGACGGGCGCGGCGGCGGCCCTGGCTGCGGGCTGCGCGCTCCTGGCGGTCCCGTCGGTGCCGGGCATCGGGCCGGGCCCCAGAACGTACCTGTACGCCTCTCTGGAGGACGTACGCATCGCGGACGCGTAG